The following DNA comes from Leucoraja erinacea ecotype New England chromosome 38, Leri_hhj_1, whole genome shotgun sequence.
cggcctcaatgcggctgtgggccgacaggccgttgtcacgtggaatttttggacagtgttcaTTTTGGACGGAGCCCCgcgcgcacgatgtcgggaccagctccgcacaactccatacggctctggcgatcgaagtgggaccggccgcgcgaggccgtacggctcaagcaacctcATTagctcgcgcttgccgcatggagttgcacgctggtgggacaggctcttaactcaaGGACGGGTGTTAAATTGTACATTTGCATTCTTTCATTGATGGGATGACATTGCCATTGAGCAGAGGAACACTGACAAGTTGAATAATATACCATGCATCACTGCACCCTGTCCGTGCTCGGTGAAGCTTTGGACCATAACAGTACACAGCCAGGGAAGGGGATGTCGATGGCGATGGGCTGGTCTACACGTCAACGTAATGGCAGCCATTGTGATGGGAGGCACTGGCCACCCTTGGGAATGGGAACGAGCGGCTCTCAACCCCGCTGGAAGTCCCGCAGTTTGTCCGCCACGTCCTTCAGCTCCCGCTCAATCTCCGCCAGGTTACTCAGCTCGTGTTCCTGCGGGGAGGAACGTTAGCAGAATCTGATCACCAACCCGCATTTATCGAGCGTTCGTTAGGTCCATGTTCcccccacagagagttgtgagtcggtggaattctctgcctcagagggcggtggaggcgggttctctggatgctttcaatagagagctagatagggctctgcaagatagcggagtcaggggatatggtgagaaggcaggaacggggtactgattggggatgatcagccatgaatggcggtgctggcttgaagggccgaatggcctactcctgcaactattatttattgtcataagggatagtagaagaattaggccattcggcccatcacgtttactccaccattcaatcatggctgatctatctctccctcctaaccctattctcctgccttctccccataacccctgacatcaacaatctatctttatgtaaaaatatccactgacttgtggccttcacagcctcatgtggcaaataattccacagattcaccaccctctgactaaagagattcctcctcatctccttcccaaaagaacgtccttcaattctgaggctgtgccctctagtcctagactctcccactagtggaaacatcctctccacatccactctatccaagcctttcactattctatacatttcaatgaggtcccccctcattcatctaaactccagtgagtacaggcccagtgccggcaaatGCTCATCCtaaattaacccactcattcctgggatcattcttgtaaacctcctctggactctctccagagccggcacatccttcctcagatatgtatggggcccacaattgctcacaaaagatagatgcaaagtgctggagtaactcagcgggtcaggcagcatctctggagaaaaggaataggtgacatatcaggttgagacccttcttcagactattatgaGGAGTTGTGACAATTCCTTTCTCTCTACCCCTCACCTGGGGAAGCGGAGAAAACTcactttgtttaatttagtttagagatacagcacagaagtatcttctggcccttcggcccatctagttggTGCCGACCagtaaactaacactatcctacacacactagggacaatttacaattttaccaaagccaattaacctacaaacctgtccatctttggagtgtgggaggaaaccggagcacccggagaaaacccacgcaggtcacagggagagcgtgcaaactccgtacagacagcgggctatagtcaggattgaacccgggtctctggcgctgtgaggttgcAGGTTTACCACCATGCCAGCCCTACGTACTCACCTCATGCTTCAGTTTTCTTTCATCttgctctctctccttttcttcctctccctctccctcctcatccacCGCCTCCACCTTGCTGTTCCCCAGTCCGTGGTGCCTCTTCCACTGGTAGACAACGTCATCTTCACGTCCCTGCTTCGTGTCCAGATGATGGCGTCTCTTATCCTCACGAGGCTGTTGCTTGTCCACCTTGCCCTGCGCGTGGCTTTGTGCCTCCAGGATCTTCAGTCCTTTCTGTTCTGCTTCAAACTGGTCAGTTTCCTCATCGCTGGCATTCTCCTCCACTCGCTTGCTGGCGTTTGGCTGGCCGATCCCATTCCTATTCCTCCTGGGAACGCCACCTTCCcgttccttcctctcctcctcctctctgctcTCCAATTCCTGCTTGGCGACCTTCTCAATCAGCTCATCCACCCTGAGGTCCTCTCGCCCCTCCTGCCCAAGCTCAATGGCACTTTGATAGCCTTCCTCAGATAACTCGTCACGTCCCTTCCCGAAAccgcctttgtcttcatcacTGAACTCTTCCTTGCTCGCTCGTGTTCCAAACTTGGTCTCATCTTCCCCAGTGATGAGGTCTTTGTCCTTGCGTTGCTCCTCATTCTTCACCCCTTGCCCTTGATCGTTCCTCttcacctctccctcttccttcgAAGGGGTGGTCATCTTCACGTGGGATCCCCCTTGGCCGGCGCTGGGCTCCCTCCACTCATCGCCCCCCTCCTTCTTCAGTGAGGAAAGCCTCTTCTCCAACTTGTCCTCCTCATTCCACTCCATGCTTTCTGCCATCGGGTAGTTCCACTTCTTGATGCTTTtcagaggcatttgcctgactgaACCCTCACCTGAAGCCGGGACACACAAGGTTAAAAATCAGGCAGATGTTACTGCAAGAAAAGGTTGCATGATGCAGGGTTAATGGATGGGTTATTGCAAGGGTTAATGCAAGGGTTAAtagaaagataggtgcaggactcttcgagccagcatcaccattcaaaatcagtaccccgttcctgctttctccccatatcccatcgaTTCCGTTggcgtgggagattgcaaccttcacgtggtctgtttcgactaatgcaatcgacttgacgtgcacaaacagaacatcaaatagaacaagttgtcctacaactttaggctgtgcacgccacacgaaagaagattgattccgttaaccctaagagctaaatctaactctctcttgaaaacatccagtgaattggcctccactgccttcagtggcagagaattccacagattcacaactctctgggtgaaaacgtttttcctcatctcagtcctaaatggccaaccccttattcttaaactgtgtttgactcctggttctggactcccccaacatcggggaacattattcctgcatccagcctgtcctttaagaattttatgtttctataagatgccctctcatccttctaaattccagtgaatacaagcccagttgatccattctttcatcgtatgtcagtcctgccaacaTAAGGAGAGTGGGAAAGAAGAGAgacagggatagagagagagagacagacagacggagactgatagagacagagagatagacagacagtgggagagagaatagagagagaaagatagtgacagagagagagaattagttagtgacggagagagagagacagatacacAGAGAGGggtagtgggagagagggagactgatagagagaaagtggaagggagagagagaaagagagagagagagggagagattacAAATCAAACTGTGGGTGGACATTTACCCCCCAAACTAGTTAGTGTGCGGAATGACAGACATGACAGACTACTGTACCAGGCtgtgtgagttcctccagctccctCAGCAGGTTCTGATGATGCACCATCGCCAGAACTCTCTCATCTGCAGCAGAGATAAGTCGCAGTTAGCACCATCACCATTATAAAGCTGCGACAGGTGGAATATTCAATCTCACTCAAATAGTATTTAATGCAACACAGAGCGGATCAGAGGGAAAACAGAGAcagaatgtaaaaataaagaaaatgagagaacaaaagagagacacagagacagagagggtgaAGGGGGTAGAGAGTCACTCAGAGGAGTCAGGGAGACTGACAGAGCGATAGAGAGAGtgaaagcagagagagagagagagactgagtatgagagagacacagagacagagagagatagtcagagacagagactgagagagagacacacacaaagacagagagagacacacacaaagacagagagagacagggtgactgagagagacagagaaagagacacagagatagagagagagagagacagagacacacacacactctgagaCAAATAGAGAGAGCCagtcagacagagacagagagggagagagagagactgagaatgagagagagacacagagagagacagagagacagagaaagagacacagagacagagatagagactgAGACAAATAGAGAGAGAGCCagtgagacagacagacagacaaatagagagagagagagagagagagagagagagagagacacacacacacacacacacagactgagaCAAATAGAGAGAGAGCCagtcagacagacagagacagacagagacagacagagacagacagagacagacagagacagacagagagagatagagtgagagacagagagagatagagtgagagacagagagagagacacacagagacagagagacacacacacacacagactgagacaaatagagagagagacagacagacagagacagacagagacagacagacagagagagagagattgcagAAATGGAACCAGAAGCCTTGTTAGATTATCTTATGAGAAAAGAGAAAGCACCAGATGGTGGACAGTGCAGCAACGTGGAGCCGGTGAATgacgggggggagggaggattgTGTTTGAGGAACAGCTTGACCTTCTTTGAGGACCTTGCTGCATCCAGTGGTGACAGGCAGCGGCCTGGGGCTGGACAGAGTGTCCGAGATCACCTCGACAATACATCTGGTCACCTGCAGAGGGAGACAAAGGCACACGGTAGCAGCAGGCAGGCAGGACCAGGTCATCCAGAATCGACACTGACCTTGGATATCCAGACATGTTCATGTCTGATGGAGGGACAGGACCTCATATTTGGtcccctactttgaggaaggacattcttgctattgagggggtgcagcgcaggtggcgggactgtcatatgctgagagaatggaggaggccattcagcccttcgagccagcaccgccattcaatgtgatcatggctgatcatccccaatcagtaccccgttcctgccttctccccgtatcccctgactccgctatctttaagagccctatctagctctctcttgaaagcatccagagaaccggcctccaccgccctctgaggcagagaattccacagactcgccactctctgtgagaaaaagtgtttccacgtctccgttctaaatggcttaccccttattctgaaagtgtgtgtgtgtgtgtgtgtgtgtgtgtgtgtgtgtgtgtgtgtgtgtgtgtgtgtgtgtgtttgcatctctctctgtgtctctctgtctctctcgctatgagatgagaagaacttttttcatacagagtggtgaatctctggaactctctgccacagaggatagttgaggccagttcattggctatatttaaaagggagttagatgtggcccttccggctaaggggatcagggggtatggagagaaggcagggacgggataccgagttggatgatcagccatgatcatattgaatggcggtgcaggctcgaagggccgaatggcctactcctgcacctaatttctatatttctatgctatctctgtctctgtgtctctttctctggttctggattcccccaacatcgggaacatgtttcctgcctctagcgtgttcgaACCCCTAACAATCTTACCGATTGTGTTATAgctcagagaaagtgcagattaagaaAAAAAGCAAGGATCAcatcaaggtagattggaagatcaagaTGGAGGTATGTTCAAGTGTCAAGAGGCTGTTATTGGCTCTGGTGGCAGGTGTTTACATATTTTTGTACCATCTGCCCGgacggagaggggagaggagggaatgactggggagcGAGGATATTTAAGGAGCAGGATGTCCGATGTTGTGGTCAAGTCAAGACGAGAGACGGGCTTACCTGATCATCTTCCGTTAGCATCTCGGAGGACAATGGTCGGCAGGTCACTGCAACAGAGAGACGAGAACCATCAATGTGGAGCCACAGGTAACATCAATGTTAACACAAGGTCCCAGACACTAGGTCTCCACTCATACAGGTCATCCGAGAGGCCTCACCTGACACACCCAGAGCGCGGGAGGCatagtcttagagtgatacagcaccgaaacaggcccttcagcccatcgagttcatgcCAGTACCCAGTGGATGATAGCATCCAGGcacatagcacggaaacagacctttcggcccaccgagtccgtgccaggaCCCAGTGAAAGAGTGGCATAGTGAAAGAGTTATACAGCAGgccaacaggaccttcggcccatcaggtccatgcaaGAACCCAGTAAATTGCGAGGCATTGAggtatagagacatacagcatgacaacaggccattcggtccatcaagtccgtGTAACCAGTTACATCAATCCCACGCTAATCCCAGGTCTGTAGGTttatcggcccctctgtaaattcctgtctagtgtgtagggagtggatgagaaagtgggataactttctaagagggagttggatgtggcccttgtggctaaagggatcagggggtatggagagaaggcaggcacaggatactgagttggatcatattgaatagcagtgcaggctcgaagggccgaatggcctctactcctgcagctattttctatgtttctatgttaactagtgtgaacgggtgatcgatggtcggcctgtctccatgctgtatttttttcAATTGATTCAATTAATAGGAGTTagtgttggcatcatgtttggcagatgtgcagtggtagagttgctgcctttcagaagTGTGTaaacaaacacacacctccagattcagggacagtttcttcccagctgttatcaggcaactgaaccatcctaccacaaccagagagcagtcctgaactactatctacctcattggagaccctcggactatctttgattggactttactggacattatcttgcactaaacgttattcaccatattcccttatcatgtatcatgtacactgtggatggct
Coding sequences within:
- the LOC129714170 gene encoding chromogranin-A-like, which codes for MLTEDDQVTRCIVEVISDTLSSPRPLPVTTGCSKVLKEDERVLAMVHHQNLLRELEELTQPGEGSVRQMPLKSIKKWNYPMAESMEWNEEDKLEKRLSSLKKEGGDEWREPSAGQGGSHVKMTTPSKEEGEVKRNDQGQGVKNEEQRKDKDLITGEDETKFGTRASKEEFSDEDKGGFGKGRDELSEEGYQSAIELGQEGREDLRVDELIEKVAKQELESREEEERKEREGGVPRRNRNGIGQPNASKRVEENASDEETDQFEAEQKGLKILEAQSHAQGKVDKQQPREDKRRHHLDTKQGREDDVVYQWKRHHGLGNSKVEAVDEEGEGEEEKEREQDERKLKHEEHELSNLAEIERELKDVADKLRDFQRG